The genomic DNA GTCTGTCACAAGGAAGGCACAAGGTACCTGTCCCCACACTGGATCATCCATGCCGATGACCCCTGCTTCCGTGACGCCAGGGATCCCCAGCAGGGCACTTTCGACTTCAGCTGGATACACATTCTCTCCTCCGGAAATGATCAGGTCCGATCTTCTGTCGAGAACATAAAGGAACCCCTCTTCATCCACATAGCCGATATCGCCTGTGAAGAGCCATCCATCTTCAAAACTTTTTTCATTTGCTTCAGGGCGCTTATGATACCCCAGTGTCACATTCGGACCCTTGACCATGATCTCTCCCTCTTCCAGCGGTGCAGACGCTCCCTTGATCTTCAGCTGGGACGGGAAAAGCGGTTTTCCTGCCGAACCAAGCTTCGAAAGGCTGTACTCCGGTGAAAGGGTGACGATCTGTGATGAGGTTTCGGTCATCCCGTATGATTGGAACACGGGAACTCCTTTGTCCTTGCATGCCTGCAGAAGGGGAAGCGGAGCCGGGCCGCCTCCCAAAAGCACGCAGCGGAGATTTTCGTGATACCCGTCCCCGATCCTTCCTATGAGGCGCTGGAGCATGTTCGTGACAACCGATATGATGGTCACCCGACCGGATTTCAGTTCCAGGTCGATGGCATCCTCGTCGAATGACGCGTGAAGTCTGACCTCCATGCCATAGATGATGCTCCTCATGAGGATCGAGAAACCGCTGATATGGAAGAGGGGGACGGCACAGAGCCATACATCCTTCTCACTGGTGCCAAGATTCAAGGAGGATCCGGTGGCACTCCACCAGTGATTCCCGTACGTCTGCAGGACCCCTTTTGGCGAACCGGTTGTCCCCGATGTATACATCACCGTGCAGGTGTCATCAAGATTTGTATGAGACCTCGGGGCATAGGGGCGCTTGTCTCCCGAAAACAGGAAGGAAAGACCGATTCCCTCCACCTCAAGGGTGTTTGCCTTCTCTGCAAAGTCCTCGTCGTGGATGACATGTGTGAGGTCCATATCCCGTACTTGGAAGGTCAATTCTCCAGCGCCGAGCCGGTGATTCAGCATCACGGCAGCCATACCGAGCTGCTGCACGGCGTGGACCGCGATGATGGATTCAATGCGGTTTTTGATCATGAGGCCGATGAAGGCAGGCTTCTTGCCGTCCAACAACCGATTCAAACGCTGAGCCGCCTCCTCTGCCTCATGATCGAGCTCACGGAAAGTGAGGCTGCGTTCACCAGAACTTACGGCCGTGCGATCCGGAGTCAAAAAGGCCCGCTGCTTCAACCAATTAGGCAGCATTTCTGTGGTCATGGTACATTCTCCATTCTGTTGATTGTTCAGTAAGAAAAAAACCTGACAGATCCAAAGATCCGCCAGGCAAGTCCCATTAAGGGAAACGAGGGAATTGACCGAAGTCCGGATTGCGTTTTTCCTTGAACGCATCGCGTCCTTCTTTCGCTTCATCCGTAGTGTAATAAAGGAGGGTTGCATCTCCAGCCAGCTGTTGAAGACCTGCAAGCCCGTCCGTGTCGGCATTGAATGACGCCTTCAGGAAGCGAAGGGCAGTCGGGCTCTTTTCGAGCATTTCAGAAGCCCATTGCACGGTTTCCTCTTCGAGTTTCTCATAAGGTACCACTGTGTTCACAAGGCCCATATCCAATGCTTCCTGAGCATTGTATTGACGGCATAGGAACCAAATTTCCTTCGCTTTCTTATGTCCGATGATGCGGGCAAGATACCCGGCACCGTAGCCTGCATCGAAGCTTCCCACTTTCGGACCTGTTTGACCGAAGATCGCATTGTCCGCTGCAATCGTGATATCACATACCACGTGAAGGACGTGTCCGCCTCCGATGGCATAACCGGCAACCATCGCAATGACTGGTTTCGGGATCACTCGGATCAAACGCTGAAGGTCAAGGACGTTCAAACGAGGGATTTCATCCTCGCCTACATATCCACCATGTCCGCGTACGCGTTGATCTCCGCCTGAACAGAATGCTTTTTCACCTGCACCTGTAAGGACGATCACGCCAACTTTGGAATCGTCACGTGCATAAGCAAATGCATCGATCAATTCCGTTACTGTTTTCGGACGGAAGGCATTGCGCACTTCCGGACGATTGATGGTGATCTTTGCAATCCCATTATACGTTTCGTACAAAATATCTTCGTAGTTTCGTTCTGAAACCCAATCAAAAGCCATTTGTAATTCCTCCTTTATGTAGTAAATCCTCTATCATTGTACCAAACTTTTGCGGTTCTTCCACATGAATTGCATGCCCGCACCCTGAAAAAGATGTGATCGTGAACGAGGGATTGCGCTCTTTCATTCGTTTGGCGATGCCGACGAACTTCTCATCGAGCTCCCCCACCAAAAGATCGACGGGGATCTTCAAGGCAGTCAAGTGATCCCACCAGCTCGGCTGTGATCCCGTCCCCATCCCTCTCAGACTGTTGGCAAGACCGATGGGACGTTGTCCGAGTCGGCCTTGGCGGATTTCTGCCTGAACGGTGGCTGGCAGGCGCTTTTGCGTTTCGAACAACGGAATGTCCTCCCAAAAGTTTACGAACTCTTCCATTCCATGTAGAAGGATCCGCTCCGCCAAGGAAGCATCCTTCTCCCGCCTTGCGCTCCGCTCCTCTTCCGTCAACAGACCGGGTGACGCACTCTCAAGGATGAGATGGGAAACGAGGTGCGGGCGTGTTACGGCGAGATGAAGTGCCACCCTCCCCCCCATCGAATACCCGACAAAGGTTGCCTCAGTGATTCCACACTGGGTGAGTATGGACTCGACATCCTTCACGGCTTGGTCCATCCGGTACTTCTCCAAATCTCGAGGAGCGTCAGTCCTTCCATGGCCGATAAGATCGATCGTGACACAAGTAAAGCGCTGGACCAATCGATCGGTGACTCCGTTCCAGGTTTCACTATCCCCTGTAAATCCATGAAGGAAGACTACTGGAGGGCCTTCCCCTTTAATATTCACAAAGTAGTCGATCTCATTCACCTTCATGAACGATCTCCACCGTGTATTTCCCGGGAAACAAATTCCCACATTTTACGATGATTATCTACATTTTTCTGGCGGTCCGCCAATACTTCAATAATCTTCAGACCTTTCGTCCCCTCTGCCTGCCGAAGCGCCTGAAGGAAGTCGGATTCTGTCTTCACTAGGGAGTAATCCGCTCCGTACATGGCTGCGGCATGGGAGAACTCAAGATCCATGGGAGTCCCGAACAGCTCTTCGAAATACGCACCTTCCTTTGCCTGAGGCAAGTAGGAGAAAATACCACCACCGTTATTGTTCATGACGATGACAGTCAGATCCAAGCCATATTTCCTTCCAACGAGCAATCCATTCATATCATGGAAGAATGCAAGATCTCCGATGAGCAGATAGGTGGAAGGTGACTGCGTGCTCATGCCAAGTGCCGTCGAAACGACACCGTCGATGCCATTAGCACCCCTGTTGGCGTGGATGGCGATGGAGCGATCATTCGAAAAGAAGAAGGTATCCACATCCCGGATCGGCATGCTGTTGCTCACAAAAACAGATGATTGCTCCGGAATGGTTTCAAGGAGGCACTTCACAGCCTTGCCTTCATCCCACTCTCCAATCACCTCTTGCATGAGGTCCTTCGTCTTTTCATTCAGTCTAATCCACTTCTCGATCCAATCCCGTTGTTTAGCTTCTCTTGCAAAACGATCACAGAAATGACGTTCATGGGCATAAACATAGTGGGTTCCTCTTCCCGTAGGATCCTGCCACTCTTCTCCACGGGTAATGACGAGTTGAGGGACATCCTCAAGCCCTTTCAAGAACAGCATGAGGGGCTTGGACACGGCCATGGCACCGAAACGGATGATCAGGTCCGGTTTCATGTCTTCCCCGACGGTCCCGGCTTTCAGGAACGTGTCATAAGCATCGATGATACCATCTGTCCCATGCTTTCCGCTCCTCATGTTCGACAGCGGATCGGCGAGGATCGGGAATCCCTTTGCCCTTCCGAAGTCGGCGACAGCTTGAATGCCGTCCGGACTCATACCCGGACCGCAAATGATGATGCCCCGGTTCCGTTCGTTCAAGACCTTCTCCAGTTCTTCCCCTTGATCAGGAGCGAGCGTGCGTTCACCCTGATAGACGCGTTTTGCCGTACCATCTTCAAAGAGATCCTCCCGCAGGTCGGGAATGAGTGGTTCCCTGAGCGGGAAGTTGAAGTGCACCGGTCCGTGAGGTTCCCCGATCGACATACCGAGGCCCCGCACTGCCGCTGAGCGGGCATACCGCAAGATTTCCTGACCCGACTCAGGAAGGGCCATATCGACTGCCCATTTGACATGCCTTCCGTAGAGGTCAAGTTGGTCGATGGCCTGTGGCGCACCGACCTCCCTCAGCTCATGGGGGCGGTCTGCCGTCAAGACAAGGAGCGGTACTTTGGCATACCGTGCTTCAATGACGGCAGGATAATAGTTCGCTGCTGCGGTCCCCGACGTACAGACAAGGATGACCGGCTTCCGTTTTGCCTTGGCGATGCCGAGGGCAAAGAATGCGGCAGATCGCTCGTCCACGTTCACATACGTCTTGATGCGCGGATGATGGGTGAGCAATAACGCCAAAGGAGTAGACCGGGAGCCGGGGCTGATGACGGCTTCGTCTACTCCGTTACTGGATAATTCATCTATGAATGCTACAAGATAATCGGTCAAGCGCTGCTGATGTTCGTTCATATCAGATTTCCCCCTAATGCCCGCTGCATCGGACGGAATTTCATTTGCGTCTCCTTGAACTCACTGTCGGGATCCGAATGGGCAACGATCCCGCAGCCTGCATAAATGAAGGCGTGATCCCCCTTCAGGAGTCCTGAGCGAAGAGCGACGGCATACTCTCCGTTTCCGTATGCATCCATCCATCCGACCGGCCCTGCATAGAGGCCTCTGTCCATCTGCTCTTCTTCCCGGATGACCTGCATGGCTTCCTTACGCGGGACACCTCCAAGGGCCGGAGTGGGATGCAGCTTTTCCACTAGCGTCAGGATCGACAGGCCGGCTGGAGCCGTCCCCTTGACCGGCGTGTACAGATGCTGGATATCTTTCAGTTTCATGAGCTGGGGTTCATCGGGTATGGAGAGCCGTTTACAATCGTCAGACAGTGCCTGACGGATCGAATCGACCACGAGCTGGTGCTCATACCGATTTTTCTCATCCTCCAGGAGTTCTCTCCCAAGTTGCTCGTCTTCTTCAAGATCCTTTCCCCTTGCAATCGAACCTGCCAGACAGGTGGAAAGGATCTCTTCCCCGTCCTTTTTCACAAGACGCTCGGGAGTCGCTCCGATAAAACAGCTTCCTTCCTGCTCAAAACTGAAGATGAAACTGTCAGGCTGCTGTTTCCAAAGGTTATCAAGGACGAAGTCGGACGTAACTTCATCGCTGAAGGATACCTTGGTTTTCCGTGCAAGGACGACTTTCTCCATTTCCCCCGTTTTCAAGCGGTCGACCACATTGCGGACGGACTGCTTCCATTCAAGCGGGCGGATATCCTCTGCTGACATCTCACCAGGGTCCTCATGGCTCGCCGGCTCCGACGCCATCATCAACAACCGATCTTTTTCTTTAAGGCAATGCTGCAGGGAAGGGCCGCTTCCATCCGGTAGGCAAACGACATTAACCGTCAGATAATTGGCTTCTCCTGCCTTCGTAAGCATATATCTCGGGATGCGGAGGGACCCTTCATTGAATCCCGTCCATTCTTCAGAAGCAGGATTGGCAGAATCGAAACGGAAACCTCCGAATGCAAGGGGTCCCGTTCCAGGCCATTCTTCCCTCGATACCACCACCGCATCAGAAATGAAGCGCTTCCACTCTTTCTCGATGGCAAAAAAGCGCTCCCCCTCTTTCAATGACGAAGAAAGATCATATGAAGAGCCTGCCCCTATGAGAGAGATCGTTTGATCGCGATCCTTCCATAAAAAGCGTTCTCCTTTAAAAACCCTGCCACCGGCATGATAGAAAGAAAGTGGATCCAAGGCCCCTGTTTCTTCCACCATGCTCAGCAGCACGGGATGATTGATTTGTTGAGCCTTCAGTAAGGCTGCATCGTATGCTTGATCTATATTGGTCTTCTGGATTGTAACCAATTGAATTCCTCCAGACAATCACTTACAGTTTTCAAATCCATTACAAGATACACCTGAGTATAGGGTGTGTCAACGAAGTCATGGATATGAATCATTATTTATCCCTATTATATAATAAACCCTTTTTCCCCTTTTGAGAAACCAAAAGCGTTATAAAACCTGATGTTGGGTGGAGAAAAGGCCCATTCCCCGCACACTTCACGAGGATTCATGTTTTAACAGACCCTGTTTCGGTTAAAGTATGAGTACGATGAAGAACAAATCGAACTCTATGAAGGACGTGACATATATGCTTTCAACTCAGGAAAAGCAAAAGCTGAAAGAAGAATTGATGGACCAGAAGAATCATATCCAGGGTCAGTTGGATGATAGGGAAGAAAATCCCGCCAACACGGGGGATAACGAAAATGGGGGAGAGCTTTCCCTCTATGATAACCACCCTGCAGATATGGGTTCGGAATTATACGAGCGTGAAAAAGATTTCGCACTGGACGAGCATTCAAAATCAGAACTGAACAAAATTGACGATGCCTTGAAAGCAATGGATGAAGGATCCTACGGCACCTGCAAAGAGTGCGGCGAAGAAATCCCTTTCGAACGCCTTGAGGCCATACCGACGACCCTTTACTGCAAGGACCATGCAAGTGCCCAGTCGATCGTCGATGACCGACCTGCAGAAGAGGATATCCTTCAGCCACCTGTAAATGGGGAATTCCGCCACGAAACCGGACAGCTGGTGCGGGATACAGAAGATAGCTTCCAGGAGGTCGGCCGATTCGGTACATCGGAAACACCATCGGACTTCCAAGGCGATCATGATGATTATTCCGATCTTTATGAAGACGATGACGAGACGGAAGGGTTCACGGAAGATATGGAATCCTTCGTCGGGACGGATATGGATGGGAAGAACACGAGGGCTTATCCATCCAAGGCACATGAAGAGTACGAGGATATGCTCGATGAGAACGACATGGAGTCGACCATCGGGGACATCCCGTATAAAGAACGCGACAGCTACGTATCAGATAAAAAGAAATCTTAAGGCCCCACAACAAAACGCCCGGAATGCCATTGGCATCCGGGCGTTTGTCATTCAGCGGGATTATCGAACGCCTACCCCACCGATCCTCCAGATCTCACGTGCATATTCAGCAATGGTCCGGTCACTCGAAAAGTATCCAGATCGGGCGATATTGATCAGGCTCATCCGAAGCCACGACTGCTGGTCACGGTAAGCAGAAGCTACCTTTTCATGAGCTTTGGCATAGGAATCGAAGTCCCGCAGGACAAAGAATTCATCATTCTCCGCGAGAAGCGAATCATAGATGGTTTCAAAATGATCCCCCGCATCAGGAAGACTGCCGTCGACAAGCTGGTCGAGCATTTTCTTAATGCGCTCATCGTGGTGATAATACTCCATGGAATAATAACTGCCATCCTGTTGCTGCTTCATCACCTCTTCTGCCCTGAGACCGAAGATGAAAATATTCCCATCCCCCACCTGTTCCTGAATTTCGATATTGGCTCCATCCAATGTGCCGAGGGTCAAGGCCCCGTTCATCATAAATTTCATATTCCCTGTGCCTGACGCCTCTTTGCTCGCCGTGGAGATCTGCTGGGAGACATCCGCTGCCGGGATGATTTCTTCTGCAAGGGATACACGGTAATTCTCAAGGAATACCACTTTGATCCTTCCCTTGACGGATGGGTGATCATTGACGAGATCAGCGACGGAATGGATCAACTTGATGATCTTCTTGGCATAATAATACCCCGGTGAAGCCTTGGCGCCGAATATGAACGTTCGCGACGGAATATCCGCATCGGGGTTTTCCTGACATCTATTGAAAAGATGAAGGATGTGGAGGATATTGAGAAGCTGCCTCTTATAAGCATGAAGTCTTTTTATTTGAATATCAAAAATCGAATCCGGGTCCACCACGATCCCATTGGTCTGAAGGATGCGATCAGCGAGTCGCTTTTTATTCAACTGCTTCGCCTTATGAAGGTCCTCCAGGAATGTAGAGTCTGCAGTATAGGACTCAAGCTCGGTAAGCCTGGAAGGATCCTTGATCCAGGAGTCTCCTATCGCCGATTGAATGAGCGACGCCAAGGGAGGGTTGCTATTCAGCAGCCAGCGGCGATGGGTGATCCCGTTTGTCTTACTGTTGAACTTCCCGGGAAAATACTGATAGAACAGATTCATCTCCCGTTCTTTCAAGATATCGGTGTGGATCTTTGCGACCCCGTTCACACTATGGCTTCCCGCTATGGCGAGGTGGGCCATTTTCACTTCCCCATGGGCGATGATGGCCATCCCTTCAATCCTGCCCCACTCTCCCGGATAGGCATCCCACAGATCACGGCAAAACCGCTCATTGATTTCATCGACAATCATGTAGATCCTCGGCAATAGAGGCTGAAAAATCCTCACTGGCCAGCGTTCCAGTGCTTCAGAAAGGGTCGTATGGTTCGTATAGGCGAACGTCTTCGTCGTCACGCCCCAAGCTGAATCCCAGTCCATGCCGTACTCATCGATCAATACCCTCATCATTTCAGGAATGGCGAGTACCGGGTGTGTATCATTGATGTGGATGGCCACATGCTCGTGCAGATTCGCCAAGTCCCCGTGCCTGGAGAGATAGGACTCGAGTATCGTGCGGATGCTTGCAGATACAAGGAAATACTGCTGCTTCAACCTGAGGACCTTTCCCTCATCCTGTGTATCATCAGGATAAAGGAATTCAGTGATGGCCTCCGTATCCCGCTTATACTTCATCATGTCCCTACCGGCCTTATAGGCATAAGGCTCTGCATTCCATAAGCGCAGCGTGTTCACCGTTGTCGTTCCGTAGCCAACGACGGGTAGATCATACGGCACGGCAGCAACGATTTCAGCATCTACATGCTTGAATGAGGTAACCCCGTCCTTCTCGGATGATTCAATCCGGCCCCAGAACGGAATCTGCATCATAAGATCCGGCTTCCGTACTTCCCACACATATCCATGACGAAGCCACTGTTCGGGGAGCTCCATCTGATAACCGTTCACAATTTTTTGTTCAAACAGTCCATGCTTGTAGCGGATGCCGTACCCGTGACCCGGAAGGTCCATAGAGGCCATGGAATCAAGGAAACATGCGGCCAGTCGTCCAAGTCCCCCGTTCCCGAGGGCGGCATCCTGCTCTACATCCTCCATGTCCTTCAAATCGATCCCCAAATCTCCAAGGCCCTCTTCCACAAGCTCATAGATCCCGAGATTCATCAGATTTTGCCTCAAGAGGCGACCGAGCAGAAATTCAATGGACAGATAATACACCTGTTTTTGCTTCTGATAGCGGTATTGCTCGTTTGTCTGGATCCAGTTCATACTGATGTACTCACGGATCAGCTGTCCGAGCGTGTCATAACGATCTTGAAGAGTGGTGTCGGGGAATGCCTTACCTGATGTCATCTCCAACTTCTTCAGATAAGCTTCCTTAAATTCCTCCTGGCTAGAAAACATGACTTTCACTCCTCGAGGTGAGATCTGAATATAGCTGATTGTATTTGAATGCCGATTGAGCCCAGCTGTTATCCGTTTCTATTGCATTCTTCACAATCCTTGCCCACACGTCTTCCTGTCCGTAGAGACGGATGGCGCGGCGATACGTATACAACATATCGTGGGCGTTAAAATTCGCAAACGAAAAGCCGTTTCCACTTCCCGATTCTTCATCATACGAATGCACCGTATCATTCAATCCCCCCGTCTCCCTGACGAGGGGAAGCGCACCATATCTCATGGCAATCATTTGCCCAAGGCCGCACGGCTCGAACCTTGAAGGCATGAGGAATACATCGGATCCACGGTAAATCTGTTTGGCCAATGCTTCATCGAATCCGATCTGAACCCTGACCTTATCCGGGTTCGCAGCAGCTGCTTCCCTGAAGAACTGCTCATACTCCCAGTCACCCGAACCAAGGACGATGAACTGGACATCCTCCTCGAGCATTTCGTGAAGCACGGCCCTGATAAGATCGAGTCCCTTCTGGGCAGTCAAACGTGAAATGATGGAGATGACAGGGACATCCCGTTTTTCAAGTTCCAACCGCTCCTGCAGCTGCTCTTTATTGGTTTTTTTGCCGTGAAGATTGCCACTGAAGAATGGATGATCCCCCTGACCGGGATCGTATTCCCCGTCGTCGATCCCATTGACGATCCCGACCAGCTCCCGCTCCCTGAGCTTCAGGACTCCATCGAGACGTTCCCCGTAATAAGGCTGTAGGATTTCGTCTTTATATGTAGGACTGACTGTCGTGATGATATCGGCAGAAATGAGGGCCCCCTTCATGAAATTCATGCACCCATGGAATTCCAGGTAATCAGGATGGGCGTAACGCTGGGGAATGCCCAGCAGATCTGTCATCACACTGAAAGGGTAGATCCCTTGGAACTGCAGATTATGGATGGTGAAAACCGTGCGGATGAAGGCATATCCTCCGCGGTCCTGATACTCGGTCCTCAGCAAGAATGGAATCATCGCAGTATGCCAGTCATGGCAATGGATGACGTCCGGATAGAACTCCAGTTCACCGATGGCTTCCAGTACGGCCCGGGTAAAGTAGGCGTACCGCTCCCCTTCGTCAACGAATCCATATAATCGGTCCCGGGCAAAGTAGTATTCGTTGTCGACGAAGTAGTAGGTGACCCCATTTTCCCTGTATTCCTCTATTCCGCAGTACTGCTGTCTCCACCCAACGGCTACGGTGAACTCCTTTACCTTCCTCATCTGGTCCTTAAAATGAGCGGAGATCCCCCCATACTTAGGGAGGATCACCCTCACATCGGTTCCAAGTTTACGAAGTTCTTTCGGAAGGGCGCC from Rossellomorea marisflavi includes the following:
- a CDS encoding o-succinylbenzoate--CoA ligase, translated to MTTEMLPNWLKQRAFLTPDRTAVSSGERSLTFRELDHEAEEAAQRLNRLLDGKKPAFIGLMIKNRIESIIAVHAVQQLGMAAVMLNHRLGAGELTFQVRDMDLTHVIHDEDFAEKANTLEVEGIGLSFLFSGDKRPYAPRSHTNLDDTCTVMYTSGTTGSPKGVLQTYGNHWWSATGSSLNLGTSEKDVWLCAVPLFHISGFSILMRSIIYGMEVRLHASFDEDAIDLELKSGRVTIISVVTNMLQRLIGRIGDGYHENLRCVLLGGGPAPLPLLQACKDKGVPVFQSYGMTETSSQIVTLSPEYSLSKLGSAGKPLFPSQLKIKGASAPLEEGEIMVKGPNVTLGYHKRPEANEKSFEDGWLFTGDIGYVDEEGFLYVLDRRSDLIISGGENVYPAEVESALLGIPGVTEAGVIGMDDPVWGQVPCAFLVTDRPMTEEEVMKGCRDALASYKCPKRIVFVGELPRNASNKLLRRVLKENMLKGTYDEA
- the menB gene encoding 1,4-dihydroxy-2-naphthoyl-CoA synthase, whose amino-acid sequence is MAFDWVSERNYEDILYETYNGIAKITINRPEVRNAFRPKTVTELIDAFAYARDDSKVGVIVLTGAGEKAFCSGGDQRVRGHGGYVGEDEIPRLNVLDLQRLIRVIPKPVIAMVAGYAIGGGHVLHVVCDITIAADNAIFGQTGPKVGSFDAGYGAGYLARIIGHKKAKEIWFLCRQYNAQEALDMGLVNTVVPYEKLEEETVQWASEMLEKSPTALRFLKASFNADTDGLAGLQQLAGDATLLYYTTDEAKEGRDAFKEKRNPDFGQFPRFP
- the menH gene encoding 2-succinyl-6-hydroxy-2,4-cyclohexadiene-1-carboxylate synthase, which codes for MKVNEIDYFVNIKGEGPPVVFLHGFTGDSETWNGVTDRLVQRFTCVTIDLIGHGRTDAPRDLEKYRMDQAVKDVESILTQCGITEATFVGYSMGGRVALHLAVTRPHLVSHLILESASPGLLTEEERSARREKDASLAERILLHGMEEFVNFWEDIPLFETQKRLPATVQAEIRQGRLGQRPIGLANSLRGMGTGSQPSWWDHLTALKIPVDLLVGELDEKFVGIAKRMKERNPSFTITSFSGCGHAIHVEEPQKFGTMIEDLLHKGGITNGF
- the menD gene encoding 2-succinyl-5-enolpyruvyl-6-hydroxy-3-cyclohexene-1-carboxylic-acid synthase, coding for MNEHQQRLTDYLVAFIDELSSNGVDEAVISPGSRSTPLALLLTHHPRIKTYVNVDERSAAFFALGIAKAKRKPVILVCTSGTAAANYYPAVIEARYAKVPLLVLTADRPHELREVGAPQAIDQLDLYGRHVKWAVDMALPESGQEILRYARSAAVRGLGMSIGEPHGPVHFNFPLREPLIPDLREDLFEDGTAKRVYQGERTLAPDQGEELEKVLNERNRGIIICGPGMSPDGIQAVADFGRAKGFPILADPLSNMRSGKHGTDGIIDAYDTFLKAGTVGEDMKPDLIIRFGAMAVSKPLMLFLKGLEDVPQLVITRGEEWQDPTGRGTHYVYAHERHFCDRFAREAKQRDWIEKWIRLNEKTKDLMQEVIGEWDEGKAVKCLLETIPEQSSVFVSNSMPIRDVDTFFFSNDRSIAIHANRGANGIDGVVSTALGMSTQSPSTYLLIGDLAFFHDMNGLLVGRKYGLDLTVIVMNNNGGGIFSYLPQAKEGAYFEELFGTPMDLEFSHAAAMYGADYSLVKTESDFLQALRQAEGTKGLKIIEVLADRQKNVDNHRKMWEFVSREIHGGDRS
- a CDS encoding isochorismate synthase yields the protein MVTIQKTNIDQAYDAALLKAQQINHPVLLSMVEETGALDPLSFYHAGGRVFKGERFLWKDRDQTISLIGAGSSYDLSSSLKEGERFFAIEKEWKRFISDAVVVSREEWPGTGPLAFGGFRFDSANPASEEWTGFNEGSLRIPRYMLTKAGEANYLTVNVVCLPDGSGPSLQHCLKEKDRLLMMASEPASHEDPGEMSAEDIRPLEWKQSVRNVVDRLKTGEMEKVVLARKTKVSFSDEVTSDFVLDNLWKQQPDSFIFSFEQEGSCFIGATPERLVKKDGEEILSTCLAGSIARGKDLEEDEQLGRELLEDEKNRYEHQLVVDSIRQALSDDCKRLSIPDEPQLMKLKDIQHLYTPVKGTAPAGLSILTLVEKLHPTPALGGVPRKEAMQVIREEEQMDRGLYAGPVGWMDAYGNGEYAVALRSGLLKGDHAFIYAGCGIVAHSDPDSEFKETQMKFRPMQRALGGNLI
- a CDS encoding TraR/DksA C4-type zinc finger protein, with the protein product MKDVTYMLSTQEKQKLKEELMDQKNHIQGQLDDREENPANTGDNENGGELSLYDNHPADMGSELYEREKDFALDEHSKSELNKIDDALKAMDEGSYGTCKECGEEIPFERLEAIPTTLYCKDHASAQSIVDDRPAEEDILQPPVNGEFRHETGQLVRDTEDSFQEVGRFGTSETPSDFQGDHDDYSDLYEDDDETEGFTEDMESFVGTDMDGKNTRAYPSKAHEEYEDMLDENDMESTIGDIPYKERDSYVSDKKKS
- a CDS encoding glycogen/starch/alpha-glucan phosphorylase, which translates into the protein MFSSQEEFKEAYLKKLEMTSGKAFPDTTLQDRYDTLGQLIREYISMNWIQTNEQYRYQKQKQVYYLSIEFLLGRLLRQNLMNLGIYELVEEGLGDLGIDLKDMEDVEQDAALGNGGLGRLAACFLDSMASMDLPGHGYGIRYKHGLFEQKIVNGYQMELPEQWLRHGYVWEVRKPDLMMQIPFWGRIESSEKDGVTSFKHVDAEIVAAVPYDLPVVGYGTTTVNTLRLWNAEPYAYKAGRDMMKYKRDTEAITEFLYPDDTQDEGKVLRLKQQYFLVSASIRTILESYLSRHGDLANLHEHVAIHINDTHPVLAIPEMMRVLIDEYGMDWDSAWGVTTKTFAYTNHTTLSEALERWPVRIFQPLLPRIYMIVDEINERFCRDLWDAYPGEWGRIEGMAIIAHGEVKMAHLAIAGSHSVNGVAKIHTDILKEREMNLFYQYFPGKFNSKTNGITHRRWLLNSNPPLASLIQSAIGDSWIKDPSRLTELESYTADSTFLEDLHKAKQLNKKRLADRILQTNGIVVDPDSIFDIQIKRLHAYKRQLLNILHILHLFNRCQENPDADIPSRTFIFGAKASPGYYYAKKIIKLIHSVADLVNDHPSVKGRIKVVFLENYRVSLAEEIIPAADVSQQISTASKEASGTGNMKFMMNGALTLGTLDGANIEIQEQVGDGNIFIFGLRAEEVMKQQQDGSYYSMEYYHHDERIKKMLDQLVDGSLPDAGDHFETIYDSLLAENDEFFVLRDFDSYAKAHEKVASAYRDQQSWLRMSLINIARSGYFSSDRTIAEYAREIWRIGGVGVR
- the glgA gene encoding glycogen synthase GlgA, producing MKVLFAVSECVPFIKSGGLADVAGALPKELRKLGTDVRVILPKYGGISAHFKDQMRKVKEFTVAVGWRQQYCGIEEYRENGVTYYFVDNEYYFARDRLYGFVDEGERYAYFTRAVLEAIGELEFYPDVIHCHDWHTAMIPFLLRTEYQDRGGYAFIRTVFTIHNLQFQGIYPFSVMTDLLGIPQRYAHPDYLEFHGCMNFMKGALISADIITTVSPTYKDEILQPYYGERLDGVLKLRERELVGIVNGIDDGEYDPGQGDHPFFSGNLHGKKTNKEQLQERLELEKRDVPVISIISRLTAQKGLDLIRAVLHEMLEEDVQFIVLGSGDWEYEQFFREAAAANPDKVRVQIGFDEALAKQIYRGSDVFLMPSRFEPCGLGQMIAMRYGALPLVRETGGLNDTVHSYDEESGSGNGFSFANFNAHDMLYTYRRAIRLYGQEDVWARIVKNAIETDNSWAQSAFKYNQLYSDLTSRSESHVF